The genome window AGGAGTTAAATAAGCTCGTTGACGCACATGATGGTGATCCTAGCGTTGTCGGTGAGTGGCTAAAAACTTATATACCAGAGGCTGGACAACTATACCAGGCAATACTGGAGGATGAGATTGCTCGTCTAAAAAGTTGGTTGGGCGCATAGGTCGTCGAATGGCTCTCACGAGGTATAGTAGCATTCTGACCAGGATGCTGCTATACTAGGTATAAAGAACGGGAACCATAAACGAGGAGACGACATGTTCCAACTAGACGATAATTTTTTGAAAGAATTAGGACTAGATCAGCTGCCGGATGAGCAGAAGAAGCCGTTTTTACAGCATATTTATAGCGAGTTGGAGCTACGGGTCGGCGAGCGGCTGAGTCAGGGGATGAGCGACGCGCAGCTGGATGAGTTTGCGAACATTATCGATAAGGCACCGGGTGCGGTAGATGAGTTTCTCGCCAAACATGCGCCAAATTACCAGCAGGAGCCGATGTTTCAGCGGCTGGTGCAGGCGACCAAGGCTGATCCGAATAATCCGGGTCTAAAAGACGAGTTTGCGGCGACGAAGTGGCTAGAGGTAAATCGGCCTGATTATCGCGACGTGGTGGCA of Candidatus Nanosynbacter lyticus contains these proteins:
- a CDS encoding DUF5663 domain-containing protein: MFQLDDNFLKELGLDQLPDEQKKPFLQHIYSELELRVGERLSQGMSDAQLDEFANIIDKAPGAVDEFLAKHAPNYQQEPMFQRLVQATKADPNNPGLKDEFAATKWLEVNRPDYRDVVAATMDELKKEIITNREAILGGMGASSAPGQA